From Cytophagales bacterium, the proteins below share one genomic window:
- a CDS encoding arylsulfatase, whose protein sequence is MRALSVLFLSFIFFTCSSPKHTEQPPNVIIFLADDLGYGEIGILGQNKIKTPHIDALASSGMLFTNHYSAAPVCAPARYMLLTGLHSGHAFIRGNDEWAERGPVWDYRKASADPTLEGQRPIPANTVTLAKLLQQNGYTTGLFGKWGLGAPNTEGAPNLQGFDTFYGYNCQRQAHNLYPPHLWHNDKKDLLNNEVIPPRTPLDSLADPLDEASYARYAQPDYAPEKIHEQAMAFLDDHKEDPFFLYYASPLPHLPLQAPVAWVDRYRKEFGEEDPYLGDRGYFPNRYPRATYAAMISYLDHQLGEMVAKLKANGNDKNTVIFLTSDNGPTYTGGVDFDFFESSKPFTNGYGYTKGFVHEGGIRVPLIVNWPDQIAAGAENQHISSFYDLLPTICKLTGSKITAQVDGISFAPTLFNKSQPKHDYLYWEFPSYKGQQAVRMDHWKGIRKNMQDGNLNIALYDLREDEKEQQDVAADHPDVVASILEIMEKEHEPSENEKFKIAALGEK, encoded by the coding sequence ATGAGGGCTCTTTCCGTACTTTTCTTATCCTTTATTTTCTTCACTTGTTCATCACCCAAGCACACTGAGCAACCCCCCAATGTCATCATTTTCCTGGCAGATGATTTGGGATATGGAGAGATCGGCATTCTGGGACAGAACAAAATCAAAACGCCACACATCGACGCACTTGCGAGCAGTGGTATGCTTTTCACCAATCATTATTCAGCGGCTCCCGTTTGCGCCCCTGCCCGCTACATGCTGTTGACTGGACTACACAGTGGCCATGCATTTATTCGGGGAAATGATGAATGGGCGGAAAGAGGCCCAGTCTGGGACTACCGAAAAGCCTCTGCTGATCCAACACTTGAAGGTCAGCGCCCGATACCAGCAAATACGGTTACACTTGCCAAATTACTTCAACAAAATGGCTATACAACCGGCCTATTTGGAAAATGGGGACTTGGGGCTCCTAACACGGAAGGTGCGCCTAACCTACAAGGATTCGATACCTTCTATGGGTACAACTGCCAGCGACAGGCACACAACCTATATCCCCCACACCTATGGCATAATGACAAAAAAGATTTGTTAAATAATGAAGTGATTCCTCCACGCACCCCGCTGGATTCCCTGGCCGACCCACTGGATGAGGCAAGCTATGCCAGATATGCGCAACCCGATTATGCTCCTGAAAAAATTCACGAGCAGGCAATGGCCTTTCTTGATGATCACAAAGAGGATCCCTTCTTTCTCTATTACGCCTCTCCACTGCCCCACTTGCCCTTACAAGCTCCTGTAGCATGGGTAGACCGATATCGAAAGGAATTCGGGGAAGAAGATCCCTACCTCGGAGATCGGGGTTATTTTCCTAATCGATACCCTAGGGCCACTTACGCCGCCATGATCAGTTATCTCGATCATCAATTGGGGGAGATGGTAGCAAAACTGAAAGCTAATGGCAACGATAAAAACACCGTCATTTTCCTTACCAGTGACAATGGTCCTACTTACACGGGAGGAGTAGATTTTGATTTCTTCGAAAGTTCCAAACCCTTCACCAATGGATATGGCTATACCAAAGGCTTCGTCCACGAAGGAGGCATTCGCGTACCTTTGATCGTCAATTGGCCAGATCAGATCGCTGCAGGTGCAGAGAACCAGCACATTTCTTCCTTTTATGATCTCTTGCCTACAATTTGTAAATTGACAGGCAGCAAGATCACTGCACAGGTGGATGGGATAAGCTTCGCTCCAACCCTATTCAATAAGTCACAACCGAAACATGACTATTTGTATTGGGAATTCCCAAGTTACAAAGGGCAACAAGCGGTAAGAATGGACCATTGGAAAGGCATTCGCAAAAACATGCAGGACGGTAATCTCAATATTGCTCTATATGATCTACGAGAAGACGAAAAGGAACAACAAGATGTGGCTGCTGACCACCCAGATGTCGTGGCGAGCATCTTGGAGATCATGGAAAAGGAACATGAGCCTTCCGAAAACGAAAAATTTAAAATCGCAGCGCTTGGAGAGAAATGA